One Brassica napus cultivar Da-Ae chromosome A1, Da-Ae, whole genome shotgun sequence genomic region harbors:
- the LOC106364097 gene encoding IQ domain-containing protein IQM1-like has protein sequence MGLEVGSFSRLTSRTSSFKNPSIERSLSFNSWEIPKETKTDSGFEVSETKKSTPNTLHGRNCESLQIKKPTVTPPEPFVFFSPRPVTELDAAATTLQKVYKSYRTRRNLADCAVLVEELWWKTLDGATLDLSSVSFFKEEKHEPAASKWTRARKRAAKVGKGLSKDEKAQKLALQHWLEAIDPRHRYGHNLHFYYDVWSASKSSQPFFYWLDIGDGKDVNLEKHPRSVLQKQCITYLGPMEREAYEVIVEDGRLLYKQSMSPINSTEESKSIFVLSTTRTLYVGKKKKGVFQHSSFLSGGATTAAGRLVARDGILEAIWPYSGHYLPTEENFKEFISFLEEHNVDLTNVKRCAVNEEYSSSFKSIPDEEEEAKEISQEVEMPSEQEERARPMFDHAKRLSCKWSSGYGPRIGCVRDYPMELQTQALEQVSLSPRVSTANTYGPIPSPRPSPKVRVSPRLSYMGIPSPRAVKC, from the exons ATGGGTCTTGAAGTTGGTTCCTTTAGCCGCTTGACATCAAGAACCAGCAGTTTCAAGAATCCTTCTATCGAGCGGTCTTTGAGTTTCAACAGCTGGGAGATTCCTAAAGAGACCAAGACTGATTCAGGTTTCGAGGTTTCGGAGACAAAGAAGTCAACTCCAAACACTTTGCATGGAAGAAACTGTGAGAGTCTCCAGATAAAGAAACCCACAGTGACTCCACCTGAGCCTTTTGTGTTCTTCTCCCCTAGACCGGTCACCGAGCTTGATGCAGCTGCAACTACGCTGCAAAAAGTATACAAGAGTTACCGGACTAGAAGGAACTTAGCTGATTGTGCTGTCCTTGTTGAGGAGCTCTG GTGGAAGACTCTTGATGGTGCAACTCTGGACCTGAGCTCTGTGTCTttctttaaagaagagaaacatgaacCGGCTGCTTCGAAATGGACACGAGCTAGAAAACGAGCCGCTAAG GTTGGGAAAGGCTTGTCAAAAGATGAAAAGGCTCAGAAGTTAGCTCTTCAGCATTGGCTTGAAGCT ATTGACCCACGCCATCGTTATGGCCACAACTTGCACTTCTATTATGATGTCTGGTCAGCTAGCAAGAGCTCACAGCCATTCTTTTACTG GTTGGACATAGGAGACGGCAAAGATGTAAATCTTGAAAAACATCCAAGAAGTGTTCTGCAAAAACAATGCATCACATATCTCGGACCA ATGGAGAGAGAAGCATATGAAGTGATAGTGGAAGATGGGAGGTTATTGTACAAACAAAGCATGAGCCCAATCAATTCAACTGAGGAATCAAAGTCGATCTTCGTACTTAGCACGACTAGAACTTTATACgtagggaagaagaagaaaggtgtTTTCCAGCACTCTAGTTTCTTATCTGGAGGAGCCACAACTGCTGCAGGAAGATTGGTTGCTCGCGATGGGATTCTTGAG GCTATATGGCCATATAGTGGACACTATCTCCCAACAGAAGAAAACTTCAAGGAGTTTATAAGTTTCTTGGAGGAACACAACGTTGATCTCACCAATGTTAAg AGATGTGCTGTGAATGAAGAATATTCATCATCATTCAAATCCATTccagacgaagaagaagaagcaaaagagaTCTCGCAAGAAGTTGAGATGCCTTCAGAGCAAGAAGAGAGAGCGAGACCAATGTTTGATCATGCGAAGAGACTGTCTTGTAAATGGTCAAGTGGATATGGTCCAAGAATTGGGTGTGTTAGAGATTACCCAATGGAGCTACAAACACAAGCACTGGAGCAAGTTAGTCTCTCGCCTCGTGTCTCAACAGCTAACACTTATGGACCTATTCCATCTCCAAGACCGAGTCCTAAAGTGAGAGTTTCCCCACGGTTATCATACATGGGGATCCCTAGCCCGAGAGCTGTTAAATGCTAA